A single region of the Streptomyces virginiae genome encodes:
- the carB gene encoding carbamoyl-phosphate synthase large subunit produces MPKRTDIQSVLVIGSGPIVIGQAAEFDYSGTQACRILKAEGLRVILVNSNPATIMTDPEIADATYVEPITPEFVEKIIAKERPDALLPTLGGQTALNTAISMHEQGVLEKYGVELIGANVEAINKGEDRDLFKGVVEAVKAKIGYGESARSVICHTMDDVIKGVDTLGGYPVVVRPSFTMGGAGSGFAHDEDELRRIAGQGLTLSPTTEVLLEESILGWKEYELELMRDTKDNVVVVCSIENFDPMGVHTGDSITVAPAMTLTDREYQRLRDIGIAIIREVGVDTGGCNIQFAIDPTDGRVIVIEMNPRVSRSSALASKATGFPIAKIAAKLAIGYTLDEVPNDITEKTPASFEPSLDYVVVKAPRFAFEKFPLADATLTTTMKSVGEAMAIGRNFTEALQKALRSLEKKGSQFTFVGPTGDKDELLATAVRPTDGRINTVMQAIRAGATQEEVFEFTKIDPWFVDQLFLIKEIADDLAAAEKLQPELLAEAKRHGFSDAQIAEIRGLREDVVREVRHALGVRPVYKTVDTCAAEFAAKTPYFYSSYDEESEVAPRTKPAVIILGSGPNRIGQGIEFDYSCVHASFALSDAGYETVMVNCNPETVSTDYDTSDRLYFEPLTLEDVLEIVHAESLAGPIAGVVVQLGGQTPLGLAQALKDNGVPVVGTPPEAIHAAEDRGAFGQVLADAGLPAPKHGTATTFAGAKAIADEIGYPVLVRPSYVLGGRGMEIVYDEARLESYIAESTEISPTRPVLVDRFLDDAIEIDVDALYDGHELYLGGVMEHIEEAGIHSGDSACALPPITLGGYDIKRLRASTEAIAKGVGVRGLINIQFAMAGDILYVLEANPRASRTVPFTSKATAVPLAKAAARISLGTTIAELRAEGLLPKTGDGGTLPIDAPISVKEAVMPWSRFRDIHGRGVDTVLGPEMRSTGEVMGIDAVFGTAYAKSQAGAYGPLPTKGRAFISVANRDKRSMIFPARELVAHGFELMATSGTAEVLRRNGINATVVRKLSEGEGPNGEKTIVQLIHDGQVDLIVNTPYGTGGRLDGYEIRTAAVARSVPCLTTVQALAAAVQGIDALNRGDVGVRSLQEHAEHLTAARD; encoded by the coding sequence GTGCCTAAGCGCACCGATATCCAGTCCGTCCTGGTCATCGGCTCCGGCCCGATCGTCATCGGACAGGCCGCCGAGTTCGACTACTCCGGCACCCAGGCCTGCCGCATCCTCAAGGCCGAGGGCCTGCGGGTCATCCTGGTCAACTCCAACCCCGCGACGATCATGACCGACCCGGAGATCGCCGACGCCACGTACGTCGAGCCGATCACCCCCGAGTTCGTCGAGAAGATCATCGCCAAGGAGCGCCCCGACGCGCTCCTGCCCACCCTCGGCGGCCAGACCGCGCTCAACACCGCGATCTCCATGCACGAGCAGGGTGTGCTGGAGAAGTACGGCGTCGAGCTCATCGGCGCCAACGTCGAGGCCATCAACAAGGGCGAGGACCGCGACCTCTTCAAGGGCGTCGTCGAGGCCGTCAAGGCCAAGATCGGATACGGCGAGTCCGCCCGCTCGGTCATCTGCCACACGATGGACGACGTCATCAAGGGCGTCGACACCCTCGGCGGCTACCCCGTCGTCGTCCGCCCCTCCTTCACCATGGGCGGCGCCGGCTCCGGCTTCGCCCACGACGAGGACGAGCTGCGCCGCATCGCCGGCCAGGGCCTCACGCTCTCCCCGACCACCGAGGTGCTCCTGGAGGAGTCCATCCTCGGCTGGAAGGAGTACGAGCTGGAGCTGATGCGCGACACCAAGGACAACGTGGTCGTCGTCTGCTCCATCGAGAACTTCGACCCGATGGGCGTCCACACCGGTGACTCGATCACCGTCGCCCCGGCGATGACGCTGACCGACCGCGAGTACCAGCGGCTGCGCGACATCGGCATCGCGATCATCCGCGAGGTCGGCGTCGACACCGGCGGCTGCAACATCCAGTTCGCCATCGACCCCACCGACGGCCGCGTCATCGTCATCGAGATGAACCCGCGCGTCTCGCGCTCCTCGGCGCTCGCGTCGAAGGCCACCGGCTTCCCGATCGCCAAGATCGCCGCCAAGCTGGCCATCGGCTACACGCTCGACGAGGTCCCCAACGACATCACCGAGAAGACCCCGGCCTCCTTCGAGCCGTCCCTCGACTACGTCGTCGTCAAGGCCCCGCGCTTCGCCTTCGAGAAGTTCCCGCTGGCCGACGCCACCCTCACCACCACCATGAAGTCGGTCGGCGAGGCCATGGCCATCGGCCGCAACTTCACCGAGGCCCTCCAGAAGGCCCTGCGCTCCCTGGAGAAGAAGGGCTCGCAGTTCACCTTCGTCGGCCCCACCGGCGACAAGGACGAGCTCCTCGCCACCGCGGTCCGCCCGACCGACGGCCGCATCAACACCGTCATGCAGGCCATCCGCGCCGGCGCCACCCAGGAAGAGGTCTTCGAGTTCACGAAGATCGACCCCTGGTTCGTCGACCAGCTCTTCCTCATCAAGGAGATCGCGGACGACCTCGCCGCCGCCGAGAAGCTCCAGCCCGAGCTGCTCGCCGAGGCCAAGCGCCACGGCTTCTCCGACGCCCAGATCGCCGAGATCCGCGGCCTGCGCGAGGACGTCGTCCGCGAGGTCCGCCACGCGCTGGGGGTCCGCCCGGTCTACAAGACGGTCGACACCTGCGCCGCCGAGTTCGCCGCGAAGACCCCGTACTTCTACTCCTCGTACGACGAGGAGTCCGAGGTCGCGCCCCGCACCAAGCCCGCGGTGATCATCCTGGGCTCCGGCCCGAACCGCATCGGCCAGGGCATCGAGTTCGACTACTCCTGCGTCCACGCCTCCTTCGCCCTCAGCGACGCCGGCTACGAGACCGTGATGGTCAACTGCAACCCGGAGACCGTCTCCACCGACTACGACACCTCCGACCGCCTGTACTTCGAGCCGCTGACGCTCGAGGACGTGCTGGAGATCGTCCACGCGGAGTCGCTGGCCGGCCCCATCGCCGGTGTCGTCGTCCAGCTCGGCGGCCAGACCCCCCTCGGTCTCGCCCAGGCCCTCAAGGACAACGGCGTCCCCGTCGTCGGCACCCCGCCGGAGGCCATCCACGCCGCCGAGGACCGCGGCGCCTTCGGCCAGGTCCTCGCCGACGCCGGCCTGCCCGCCCCCAAGCACGGCACCGCCACCACCTTCGCGGGTGCGAAGGCGATCGCCGACGAGATCGGCTACCCGGTCCTCGTCCGCCCGTCCTACGTGCTCGGCGGCCGCGGCATGGAGATCGTCTACGACGAGGCCCGCCTCGAGTCGTACATCGCCGAGTCCACCGAGATCTCCCCGACCCGCCCCGTGCTGGTCGACCGCTTCCTCGACGACGCGATCGAAATCGACGTCGACGCCCTCTACGACGGCCACGAGCTCTACCTCGGCGGCGTCATGGAGCACATCGAGGAAGCCGGCATCCACTCCGGCGACTCGGCCTGCGCCCTGCCCCCGATCACCCTCGGCGGCTACGACATCAAGCGCCTGCGCGCCTCCACCGAGGCCATCGCCAAGGGCGTCGGAGTCCGCGGCCTGATCAACATCCAGTTCGCGATGGCCGGGGACATCCTCTACGTCCTGGAGGCCAACCCGCGCGCCTCCCGGACCGTCCCCTTCACCTCGAAGGCCACCGCCGTCCCGCTCGCGAAGGCCGCCGCCCGCATCTCGCTCGGCACGACCATCGCCGAGCTGCGCGCCGAGGGCCTGCTGCCGAAGACCGGCGACGGCGGCACCCTGCCGATCGACGCGCCGATCTCCGTCAAGGAGGCCGTCATGCCGTGGTCGCGCTTCCGCGACATCCACGGCCGCGGCGTGGACACCGTCCTCGGCCCGGAGATGCGCTCCACCGGCGAGGTCATGGGCATCGACGCCGTCTTCGGCACCGCCTACGCCAAGTCGCAGGCCGGCGCCTACGGCCCGCTGCCCACCAAGGGCCGCGCGTTCATCTCCGTCGCCAACCGCGACAAGCGCTCGATGATCTTCCCGGCGCGTGAGCTCGTCGCCCACGGCTTCGAGCTGATGGCGACCTCCGGCACCGCCGAGGTGCTGCGCCGCAACGGCATCAACGCCACCGTGGTGCGCAAGCTCAGCGAGGGCGAGGGCCCGAACGGCGAGAAGACCATCGTCCAGCTGATCCACGACGGCCAGGTCGACCTGATCGTCAACACCCCGTACGGCACCGGCGGCCGCCTCGACGGCTACGAGATCCGTACGGCGGCCGTGGCCCGCAGCGTCCCCTGCCTGACCACGGTCCAGGCGCTCGCCGCCGCCGTCCAGGGCATCGACGCGCTCAACCGCGGCGACGTGGGCGTCCGCTCCCTCCAGGAGCACGCGGAGCACCTGACCGCGGCCCGCGACTGA
- the carA gene encoding glutamine-hydrolyzing carbamoyl-phosphate synthase small subunit: MTTSTRGAAKAPAVLVLEDGRIFRGRAYGAVGETFGEAVFSTGMTGYQETLTDPSYHRQVVVMTAPHVGNTGVNDEDPESSRIWVAGYVVRDPARVPSNWRSQRSLDEELVKQGVVGICGIDTRALTRHLRERGAMRVGIFSGEAWVGVRDEALLAKVTAQPQMKGANLSAEVATKEAYVVPAIGEKKFTVAAVDLGIKGMTPHRMAERGIEVHVLPATATVEDVYAVNPDGVFFSNGPGDPATADGPVAVMQGVLERKTPLFGICFGNQILGRALGFGTYKLKYGHRGINQPVQDRTTGKVEITAHNHGFAVDAPLDKVSETAYGRAEVSHVCLNDNVVEGLQLLDQPAFSVQYHPEAAAGPHDAAYLFDRFVSLMEAERA, translated from the coding sequence ATGACGACCTCCACCAGGGGAGCAGCCAAAGCTCCCGCCGTACTCGTCCTGGAGGACGGTCGGATCTTCCGCGGCCGCGCCTACGGCGCTGTGGGGGAGACCTTCGGCGAGGCCGTGTTCTCCACCGGAATGACCGGCTACCAGGAGACCCTCACCGACCCGTCGTACCACCGACAGGTCGTCGTGATGACCGCCCCCCACGTGGGCAACACCGGCGTCAACGACGAGGACCCCGAGTCCTCCCGCATCTGGGTCGCCGGCTACGTCGTACGCGACCCCGCCCGCGTCCCCTCGAACTGGCGCTCGCAGCGCTCGCTGGACGAGGAGCTCGTCAAGCAGGGCGTCGTCGGGATCTGCGGGATCGACACCCGCGCCCTCACCCGCCACCTGCGCGAACGCGGCGCCATGCGCGTCGGCATCTTCTCCGGCGAGGCCTGGGTCGGCGTCCGCGACGAGGCCCTGCTGGCCAAGGTCACGGCGCAGCCGCAGATGAAGGGCGCGAACCTCTCCGCCGAGGTCGCGACCAAGGAGGCGTACGTCGTCCCCGCCATCGGTGAGAAGAAGTTCACCGTGGCCGCCGTCGACCTGGGCATCAAGGGCATGACCCCGCACCGGATGGCCGAGCGCGGCATCGAGGTCCACGTCCTGCCCGCCACCGCCACCGTCGAGGACGTCTACGCGGTGAACCCCGACGGCGTGTTCTTCTCCAACGGCCCGGGCGACCCGGCCACCGCCGACGGCCCCGTCGCCGTCATGCAGGGCGTCCTGGAGCGCAAGACCCCGCTCTTCGGCATCTGCTTCGGCAACCAGATCCTCGGCCGCGCCCTCGGCTTCGGCACCTACAAGCTGAAGTACGGCCACCGCGGCATCAACCAGCCGGTCCAGGACCGCACCACCGGCAAGGTCGAGATCACCGCGCACAACCACGGCTTCGCCGTCGACGCGCCCCTCGACAAGGTCTCCGAGACCGCCTACGGCCGCGCCGAGGTCTCCCACGTCTGCCTGAACGACAACGTCGTCGAAGGCCTCCAGCTGCTCGACCAGCCGGCCTTCAGCGTCCAGTACCACCCCGAGGCGGCCGCCGGCCCGCACGACGCCGCGTACCTCTTCGACCGTTTCGTATCCCTGATGGAGGCCGAGCGTGCCTAA
- a CDS encoding PH-like domain-containing protein has translation MTPAVIQLAAEAAERQSAEVTSFGARMAWVIGLAVFVAFVYWLMRQGWKWRGALQNDLPELPAAPDGLPEHRLALTGRYHGSTTAGQWLDRIVAHGLGLRSRVELTLTDAGLDVVRPGANDFFVPAAQLRGARLDKGIAGKVLTEGGLLVVTWAHGDKLIDSGFRSDRAAEHAAWVEAINLMNSSITTEGAER, from the coding sequence GTGACACCTGCAGTAATCCAACTGGCCGCCGAGGCCGCCGAACGACAGTCGGCGGAGGTGACCAGCTTCGGTGCCCGCATGGCGTGGGTGATCGGCCTGGCCGTCTTCGTCGCGTTCGTCTACTGGCTGATGCGGCAGGGCTGGAAATGGCGCGGCGCTCTGCAGAACGATCTGCCGGAGCTGCCCGCCGCACCCGACGGTCTTCCCGAGCACCGCCTGGCCCTGACCGGCCGGTATCACGGGTCCACCACCGCCGGGCAGTGGCTCGACCGGATCGTCGCCCACGGTCTGGGCCTGCGCAGCCGGGTCGAGCTCACGCTCACCGACGCGGGCCTCGACGTGGTCCGACCGGGGGCCAACGACTTCTTCGTACCGGCCGCGCAGCTGCGCGGCGCCCGCCTCGACAAGGGAATCGCGGGCAAGGTACTCACCGAGGGCGGTCTGCTCGTCGTCACCTGGGCGCACGGCGACAAGCTGATCGACTCCGGATTCCGCTCCGACCGCGCGGCCGAACACGCCGCCTGGGTCGAAGCCATCAATCTCATGAACTCATCCATCACGACGGAAGGCGCCGAACGATGA
- a CDS encoding dihydroorotase — protein sequence MSKILIRGAKVLGGEAQDVLIDGETIAEVGTGLSAEGATVIEAEGQVLLPGLVDLHTHLREPGREDSETVLTGTRAAASGGFTAVFAMANTFPVADTAGVVEQVWRLGKESGYCDVQPIGAVTVGLEGKQLSELGAMHESAARVTVFSDDGKCVDDAVIMRRALEYVKAFGGVVAQHAQEPRLTEGAQMNEGIVSAELGLGGWPAVAEESIIARDVLLAEHVGSRVHICHLSTAGSVEIVRWAKSRGIDVTAEVTPHHLLLTEELVRSYNAVYKVNPPLRTERDVLALREALADGTIDIVATDHAPHPHEDKDCEWAAAAMGMVGLETALSVVQQTMVETGLLDWAGVAERMSFAPARIGGLENHGRPVSAGEPANLTLVETSYRGVVDPAHFASRSRNTPYEGRELPGRVTHTFLRGRATVVDGKLA from the coding sequence ATGAGCAAGATCCTTATCCGTGGCGCGAAGGTACTCGGCGGCGAGGCGCAGGACGTCCTGATCGACGGCGAGACCATCGCCGAGGTCGGCACCGGCCTGTCCGCCGAAGGCGCGACCGTCATCGAGGCCGAGGGCCAGGTCCTCCTCCCCGGCCTCGTCGACCTGCACACCCACCTGCGCGAGCCCGGCCGCGAGGACTCCGAGACCGTCCTCACCGGCACCCGCGCCGCCGCCTCCGGCGGCTTCACCGCCGTGTTCGCCATGGCGAACACCTTCCCGGTCGCCGACACCGCCGGCGTCGTCGAGCAGGTCTGGCGCCTGGGCAAGGAGTCCGGCTACTGCGACGTGCAGCCCATCGGCGCCGTCACCGTCGGCCTGGAGGGCAAGCAGCTCTCCGAGCTGGGCGCCATGCACGAGTCCGCCGCCCGCGTCACCGTCTTCTCCGACGACGGCAAGTGCGTGGACGACGCCGTGATCATGCGCCGCGCCCTGGAGTACGTGAAGGCCTTCGGCGGCGTCGTCGCCCAGCACGCCCAGGAGCCCCGCCTCACCGAGGGCGCCCAGATGAACGAGGGCATCGTCTCCGCGGAACTGGGTCTCGGCGGCTGGCCGGCCGTCGCCGAGGAGTCGATCATCGCCCGCGACGTCCTGCTCGCCGAGCACGTCGGCTCCCGCGTCCACATCTGCCACCTCTCCACCGCCGGCTCCGTCGAGATCGTCCGCTGGGCCAAGTCCCGCGGCATCGACGTCACCGCCGAGGTCACCCCGCACCACCTCCTCCTCACCGAGGAGCTCGTGCGCTCGTACAACGCGGTCTACAAGGTCAACCCGCCGCTGCGCACCGAGCGCGACGTGCTGGCCCTGCGCGAGGCGCTCGCCGACGGCACGATCGACATCGTCGCCACCGACCACGCCCCGCACCCGCACGAGGACAAGGACTGCGAGTGGGCCGCCGCCGCCATGGGCATGGTCGGCCTGGAGACCGCTCTCTCCGTCGTCCAGCAGACGATGGTCGAGACCGGACTGCTCGACTGGGCGGGCGTCGCCGAGCGGATGTCCTTCGCTCCGGCACGCATCGGCGGCCTGGAGAACCACGGCCGTCCCGTCTCGGCAGGTGAACCCGCGAACCTGACCTTGGTCGAGACCTCGTACCGTGGTGTCGTGGACCCCGCACACTTCGCCTCCCGCAGCCGCAACACGCCTTACGAGGGCCGTGAGCTGCCGGGGCGCGTCACTCATACCTTCCTGCGGGGCCGGGCAACGGTCGTGGACGGGAAACTGGCGTGA
- a CDS encoding aspartate carbamoyltransferase catalytic subunit, with product MKRHLISAADLTRDDAVLILDTAEEMARVADRPIKKLPTLRGLTVVNLFFEDSTRTRISFEAAAKRLSADVINFSAKGSSVSKGESLKDTALTLEAMGADAVVIRHHASGAPYRLATSGWIDSAVVNAGDGTHEHPTQALLDAFTMRRRLVGRDAGLGKDLGGRRITIVGDVLHSRVARSNVHLLHTLGAEVTLVAPPTLVPIGVEAWPCEVSYNLDDVLPKSDAVMMLRVQRERMNAAFFPTEREYSRRYGLDGDRMAKMPEHAIVMHPGPMNRGMEITAQVADSDRCTAVEQVANGVSTRMAVLYLLLGGSEPAVTTTPAAPARTEESK from the coding sequence ATGAAGCGTCACCTCATCTCGGCCGCCGACCTCACGCGCGACGACGCCGTCCTGATCCTCGACACCGCCGAGGAGATGGCCCGTGTCGCGGACCGGCCGATCAAGAAGCTGCCCACCCTGCGCGGCCTCACCGTCGTCAACCTCTTCTTCGAGGACTCGACCCGCACCCGGATCTCCTTCGAGGCGGCCGCCAAGCGGCTCTCGGCCGACGTCATCAACTTCTCCGCGAAGGGTTCGTCCGTTTCCAAGGGCGAATCCCTGAAGGACACCGCGCTGACCCTGGAGGCCATGGGCGCCGACGCGGTCGTCATCCGCCACCACGCCTCCGGCGCCCCCTACCGGCTCGCGACCTCCGGCTGGATCGACTCCGCCGTCGTCAACGCCGGCGACGGCACCCACGAGCACCCCACCCAGGCCCTGCTGGACGCCTTCACCATGCGCCGCCGCCTGGTCGGCCGCGACGCGGGCCTCGGCAAGGACCTCGGCGGCCGCCGGATCACCATCGTCGGCGACGTCCTGCACAGCCGAGTGGCCCGCTCCAACGTCCACCTGCTGCACACCCTCGGCGCCGAGGTCACCCTGGTGGCCCCGCCCACGCTCGTCCCGATCGGCGTCGAGGCCTGGCCCTGCGAGGTCTCGTACAACCTCGACGACGTGCTGCCGAAGTCCGATGCGGTGATGATGCTGCGTGTGCAGCGCGAACGCATGAACGCGGCCTTCTTCCCGACCGAGCGCGAGTACTCCCGCCGGTACGGGCTCGACGGCGACCGCATGGCGAAGATGCCCGAGCACGCCATCGTGATGCACCCCGGCCCGATGAACCGCGGCATGGAGATCACCGCCCAGGTCGCCGACTCCGACCGCTGCACGGCCGTCGAGCAGGTCGCCAACGGCGTCTCCACCCGCATGGCCGTCCTCTACCTGCTGCTCGGAGGCTCCGAGCCCGCCGTCACCACCACCCCCGCCGCCCCCGCCCGTACCGAGGAGAGCAAGTAA
- the pyrR gene encoding bifunctional pyr operon transcriptional regulator/uracil phosphoribosyltransferase PyrR — MDTQQNTDSMRPVLEAQDIARVLTRIAHEIVERAKGADDVVLLGIPTRGVHLSRRLAAKLEEITGTKIPVGSLDITMYRDDLRMKPARAIGRTEIPGDDLDGRLVVLVDDVLFSGRTIRAALDALGDLGRPRAVQLAVLVDRGHRELPIRADYVGKNLPTSLRETVKVQLQEEDGRDAVLLGQRTAQAAGQ; from the coding sequence ATGGACACCCAGCAGAACACCGATTCCATGCGCCCCGTTCTCGAAGCGCAGGACATCGCGCGGGTCCTGACCCGCATCGCCCACGAGATCGTCGAACGCGCCAAAGGCGCCGACGACGTGGTGCTCCTCGGCATCCCCACCCGCGGTGTCCACCTCTCCCGCCGGCTGGCCGCCAAGCTCGAAGAGATCACCGGTACGAAGATCCCGGTCGGTTCCCTCGACATCACCATGTACCGCGACGACCTGCGGATGAAGCCCGCCCGCGCCATCGGTCGCACCGAGATCCCCGGCGACGACCTCGACGGCCGTCTGGTCGTCCTCGTCGACGACGTGCTCTTCTCCGGCCGCACCATCCGCGCCGCCCTCGACGCCCTCGGCGACCTCGGCCGCCCCCGCGCCGTGCAGCTCGCGGTCCTCGTCGACAGAGGCCACCGCGAACTGCCGATCCGCGCCGACTACGTCGGCAAGAACCTCCCCACGTCGCTGCGGGAGACCGTCAAGGTCCAGCTCCAGGAGGAGGACGGCCGTGACGCCGTGCTGCTCGGCCAGCGGACCGCCCAGGCAGCAGGCCAGTAG